From a single Nitrospirota bacterium genomic region:
- a CDS encoding DUF2284 domain-containing protein: MKAPGRKNTPDYRKRLAGLEAFALEKGAYRARVFPSKDVAVDERVRMKCQIPLCPHYGRTLTCPPNVPTVDEFRRALGNYRKALLVQTRSSLSGEIDSYDKEEVKRFFMNPSKTAQAKGGEGGGAQDDFSNVKIAAVRLHKLVNEVESKAMSLGFPYALGLIGGECMLCPACVGPCSAEGCRRPFEARPSMEGVGIDVLQTCVRAGLPFEMPPKTEIVWSGLLLID, encoded by the coding sequence ATGAAAGCGCCGGGCAGAAAGAACACGCCGGACTACCGGAAGAGATTGGCAGGGCTCGAGGCATTTGCCCTTGAAAAGGGGGCCTATCGCGCCAGGGTCTTCCCCTCAAAGGATGTAGCGGTTGACGAGCGGGTGCGGATGAAATGCCAGATACCGCTCTGTCCGCACTACGGCAGGACGCTCACCTGTCCGCCCAACGTGCCGACGGTCGATGAGTTCAGGAGAGCGCTCGGAAACTACCGGAAGGCGCTCCTGGTCCAGACACGCAGTTCATTGAGCGGGGAGATCGATTCGTACGACAAGGAAGAGGTAAAGAGGTTTTTCATGAACCCGTCTAAAACAGCGCAAGCCAAAGGAGGTGAAGGGGGAGGAGCTCAGGACGATTTCAGCAACGTGAAGATCGCTGCGGTACGGCTGCATAAGCTGGTAAACGAGGTGGAAAGTAAGGCAATGTCGCTCGGATTCCCGTATGCGCTTGGGCTTATCGGCGGCGAATGTATGCTCTGTCCGGCCTGCGTAGGACCCTGCTCAGCGGAAGGGTGCCGACGGCCGTTTGAGGCCAGGCCATCGATGGAAGGCGTCGGCATTGATGTTCTGCAGACCTGTGTCAGGGCAGGACTTCCGTTTGAGATGCCGCCAAAAACAGAGATCGTCTGGTCAGGCCTGCTGTTGATCGATTAG
- a CDS encoding uroporphyrinogen decarboxylase family protein, producing MNGLERVATALQFKEADRVPTAPLVCGASHRVAGISYGEWSSGDYVDDMVRGHLDALKLLGHDGVVALVDLSVEAADFGQEVFFPEMNTAYPNYDNPYIKTIDDYKKIQKINPRKSKRMKSVIDMIAGISKEVGKTHAIVGFVYGSLGVLSMMRGAENFFMDLIENPDAVLPALQAMDDTLLDYAMAQAEAGAHAVCYDHLYCSQSILSKELWEKFEGPSIKRLCDAIREKGCLVALHNCGNGIYFDMSQKWANPHAISHAYVADDVDSWEEHKAKWGGKIATIGWIPPGPVAMLGTPEEIEEECKAEIEIFAKGGGFILSTGCEYPPNAPLLNARRIVEAGKKYGVYKK from the coding sequence ATGAACGGACTTGAAAGAGTAGCAACGGCACTGCAGTTTAAAGAGGCGGACCGGGTCCCTACGGCTCCCCTGGTATGCGGTGCATCACACCGTGTGGCAGGAATAAGCTACGGCGAATGGTCATCAGGAGATTACGTGGATGACATGGTGCGCGGCCATCTTGATGCGTTGAAACTGCTTGGCCACGACGGTGTTGTCGCGCTGGTGGACCTCTCCGTAGAGGCGGCTGACTTCGGCCAGGAGGTTTTTTTCCCGGAGATGAACACGGCGTATCCGAACTATGATAATCCCTATATCAAGACGATCGACGACTATAAGAAGATCCAGAAGATCAATCCCCGGAAGTCGAAGAGGATGAAGAGTGTCATTGACATGATCGCCGGCATCTCCAAGGAGGTCGGCAAGACCCACGCTATCGTGGGGTTTGTGTATGGCTCACTCGGCGTCCTGAGCATGATGAGAGGTGCGGAAAACTTCTTTATGGACCTGATCGAGAATCCGGATGCAGTACTGCCGGCCCTTCAGGCAATGGACGACACGCTCCTTGATTATGCAATGGCACAGGCCGAAGCAGGTGCCCATGCAGTCTGCTATGACCACCTGTATTGCTCGCAGAGCATCCTGAGCAAGGAGCTCTGGGAAAAGTTCGAAGGCCCGTCGATCAAGCGGCTTTGCGATGCGATCCGTGAGAAGGGGTGCCTGGTCGCACTGCATAACTGCGGCAACGGCATCTACTTTGACATGTCGCAGAAGTGGGCAAACCCGCATGCGATCTCCCATGCCTATGTTGCGGACGATGTGGACAGCTGGGAAGAACACAAGGCAAAGTGGGGCGGCAAGATCGCCACGATCGGATGGATCCCTCCCGGTCCGGTAGCGATGCTCGGCACGCCTGAAGAGATCGAGGAAGAGTGCAAGGCAGAGATAGAAATATTCGCCAAGGGCGGCGGCTTTATCCTTTCAACAGGCTGCGAATATCCGCCGAATGCTCCGCTCCTCAATGCCCGCAGGATCGTCGAGGCAGGCAAGAAGTACGGCGTGTACAAGAAATAG
- a CDS encoding cobalamin B12-binding domain-containing protein, which translates to MATKEKEQELIKRLQDAIINYKVADARKIAEEAVAAGADAYTVTMEGLAGGMEVVSEKFDSHEYFVPETLLCAKALYAALDVLKPHIKLQAGGVAKGQVVLGVMQGDVHDLGKNIIKAIFEASGWTVHDLGRDVPLKRFVEEQLKTDSDIVMLSAMMTTSMVGIKKLIPMIKEKNPKVKIMIGGAPITEKTVEEYGADITADNAPNALKEAMKMLETLRKGKAA; encoded by the coding sequence ATGGCAACAAAAGAAAAAGAACAGGAATTGATCAAGAGGTTACAGGATGCGATCATTAATTATAAGGTCGCCGATGCCAGGAAGATCGCTGAAGAAGCAGTAGCTGCAGGCGCCGATGCATATACCGTGACTATGGAGGGCCTTGCCGGTGGCATGGAGGTCGTCAGCGAGAAGTTCGACAGTCATGAATATTTTGTCCCTGAGACACTCCTCTGCGCAAAGGCTCTTTATGCGGCCCTTGATGTGCTGAAGCCCCATATCAAGCTGCAGGCAGGCGGCGTTGCCAAAGGGCAGGTCGTGCTCGGCGTTATGCAGGGAGATGTGCATGACCTTGGCAAGAACATCATCAAGGCCATCTTTGAGGCCTCGGGCTGGACGGTCCATGACCTTGGGAGAGACGTGCCGCTGAAGAGATTCGTGGAAGAGCAGCTGAAGACCGATTCTGATATCGTGATGCTCTCTGCCATGATGACAACATCCATGGTCGGCATCAAAAAACTGATCCCGATGATCAAGGAGAAGAACCCGAAGGTGAAGATCATGATCGGAGGCGCTCCCATTACCGAGAAGACGGTTGAGGAATACGGAGCGGATATAACGGCTGATAATGCGCCGAACGCGCTGAAGGAAGCGATGAAGATGCTCGAGACCCTGAGGAAAGGAAAAGCCGCATAG
- a CDS encoding DUF4445 domain-containing protein: MDHTIIFQPSGRRGLVPEGTTILDASRKLGVDIEAVCGELVVCGKCRVKIMEGKFQKEDITSSMKHLSSLDEKENKVLERKDAEEHVRLACCTKIYGDVLVFVPEASRTGKQVVSKAAGKIKVKLKPAVRKYYLELPEPNLDDPLGDFERVESELYRKNPKMKKLSIDYRALQKLPDVLRKSDWKITVTVWNDLEIIRVEPGKVGTSIGLAVDIGTTSVAGYLTDLNTGDVLATESMMNPQVRYGEDVMSRISYCMFNEETGLKELQDTIIEGLNTIAKQATHKAGFSTDDISEMTLVCNTAMHHILLGINPEYMGVAPFTPALHHSVDIKAERLGIHILPAGNIHVLPIEAGFVGADNVGCLIADKPHKRKEMTLLIDIGTNGELVLGNRDKLISCSCATGPALEGAQIEFGMRAAPGAIERVKIDPGTLEATYKVIGSSRWSDGEVNMQAKGICGSAIIDVIAEMFRARILKKNGQIDHDHSSKRIRKNDKGLSEYVLAWKHETAIDADIVVNQKDVRAIQLAKGALYSGCLIMLRKLGIKQFDRLAVAGAFGSHIDKVAAMVIGMFPDCDLKHVEYIGNAAGDGARIALLSTDERKEANVIARKVEYVELALEDDFNDRFGEAMQFPHMFDEFPHLEGILPKEMQKVG; encoded by the coding sequence ATGGATCATACAATTATTTTTCAACCATCCGGCAGACGCGGCCTGGTGCCGGAGGGGACCACGATCCTCGATGCTTCCAGAAAATTGGGTGTTGACATCGAAGCAGTCTGTGGTGAGCTGGTCGTCTGCGGCAAGTGCCGGGTCAAGATCATGGAAGGCAAATTCCAGAAGGAAGACATCACCTCTTCGATGAAGCATCTCAGCAGCCTTGATGAGAAGGAAAACAAGGTCCTCGAACGCAAGGACGCCGAGGAGCATGTCCGCCTTGCCTGCTGTACAAAGATCTACGGCGATGTGCTCGTGTTTGTCCCTGAGGCAAGCAGGACCGGCAAGCAGGTTGTCAGCAAGGCAGCCGGCAAGATCAAGGTCAAGCTGAAACCTGCAGTCAGGAAATATTATCTGGAACTGCCTGAGCCTAACCTTGACGATCCGCTCGGCGATTTCGAGCGCGTAGAGAGCGAGCTGTACCGGAAGAACCCGAAAATGAAGAAGCTCTCCATAGACTATCGGGCACTCCAGAAGCTCCCGGACGTATTAAGGAAAAGCGACTGGAAGATAACGGTCACCGTCTGGAATGACCTCGAGATCATTCGGGTTGAACCGGGGAAGGTCGGGACCAGTATCGGGCTTGCGGTTGATATCGGTACAACATCGGTTGCCGGATATCTGACAGACCTTAATACGGGTGACGTGCTGGCAACTGAGTCCATGATGAACCCCCAGGTTCGCTATGGCGAAGACGTTATGTCCCGGATCTCCTACTGCATGTTCAATGAGGAGACAGGGTTGAAAGAGCTGCAGGATACGATAATCGAGGGACTCAACACGATTGCGAAACAGGCGACGCATAAGGCCGGATTCTCGACAGATGACATAAGTGAAATGACCCTTGTCTGCAATACGGCCATGCACCATATCCTCCTCGGCATCAACCCCGAATACATGGGGGTAGCGCCTTTTACGCCGGCATTGCACCACTCCGTGGATATAAAAGCAGAGCGTCTCGGCATCCATATACTGCCTGCAGGCAATATCCATGTCCTGCCTATTGAAGCAGGCTTTGTCGGAGCGGACAACGTCGGTTGTCTTATTGCAGACAAGCCGCACAAGAGAAAGGAGATGACGCTTCTTATCGACATCGGGACCAACGGCGAGCTTGTGCTCGGCAATAGGGATAAGCTCATTTCCTGTTCCTGTGCAACAGGCCCTGCACTTGAAGGAGCGCAGATCGAATTCGGCATGCGTGCGGCGCCGGGTGCGATCGAGCGCGTGAAGATAGATCCCGGGACCCTGGAGGCCACATATAAGGTCATCGGCAGCAGCCGCTGGAGCGACGGCGAGGTGAATATGCAGGCCAAGGGCATCTGCGGGTCAGCAATAATCGATGTTATAGCCGAGATGTTCAGGGCTCGTATCCTCAAGAAGAACGGGCAGATTGACCATGATCATTCTTCAAAAAGGATACGCAAGAACGATAAAGGACTCAGCGAATACGTTCTGGCCTGGAAACACGAGACGGCAATCGATGCAGACATTGTCGTCAATCAGAAAGATGTCCGGGCTATCCAGCTTGCAAAGGGCGCCCTGTACTCCGGCTGCCTGATCATGCTCCGCAAGCTTGGCATCAAGCAATTCGATCGTCTTGCCGTGGCCGGGGCCTTTGGCAGCCATATCGATAAGGTAGCAGCCATGGTGATCGGGATGTTCCCTGACTGCGACCTCAAACATGTCGAATACATCGGGAATGCGGCAGGAGATGGGGCCCGCATAGCACTTCTCAGCACCGATGAGCGCAAAGAGGCCAATGTCATCGCCCGAAAAGTCGAGTATGTGGAGTTGGCCCTTGAGGACGATTTCAACGACCGGTTCGGCGAGGCGATGCAGTTCCCTCATATGTTCGATGAATTTCCCCATCTTGAAGGGATACTGCCCAAGGAGATGCAGAAGGTCGGCTAA